In Candidatus Zymogenaceae bacterium, a single genomic region encodes these proteins:
- a CDS encoding (d)CMP kinase, producing the protein MHSPDAKRLVIAVDGPAGSGKSSASRLLAERLSYRYIDTGAMYRAAAVAAHRSGVSVDNDAALKRLMEGVDISFVSGRIHLDGEDVSRAIREPKMDGLSSAVSARAPIRAALITLQRRMAEAGGVVMEGRDIGTVVLPDADIKFFITASAEVRGKRRYTERIGRGEEADLQEVICAIKQRDERDARRELSPLVPADDAEVIDTSPMNLEEVVDYMMERVKKHGI; encoded by the coding sequence ATGCATTCTCCTGACGCAAAACGTCTCGTCATCGCCGTGGACGGGCCCGCGGGATCGGGGAAAAGCAGCGCCAGCCGGCTTTTGGCGGAGAGACTCTCGTATCGGTATATCGATACCGGGGCCATGTACCGGGCGGCGGCGGTGGCGGCTCATCGGTCGGGCGTCTCAGTTGACAACGACGCCGCCCTGAAACGACTCATGGAGGGTGTCGACATCTCGTTTGTATCCGGACGCATCCATCTTGACGGTGAGGACGTATCCCGGGCGATCAGGGAGCCGAAGATGGACGGACTCTCGTCCGCAGTCTCCGCCCGGGCGCCGATTCGGGCCGCCCTGATAACCCTCCAGAGACGCATGGCCGAAGCGGGTGGCGTGGTTATGGAGGGAAGGGACATCGGCACGGTGGTGCTGCCGGATGCGGATATAAAGTTTTTCATCACCGCCTCGGCCGAGGTGCGGGGAAAGAGGCGGTACACGGAGAGAATCGGTCGAGGGGAAGAGGCGGACCTCCAGGAGGTGATCTGTGCCATCAAACAGCGCGACGAGCGGGACGCCCGACGGGAGCTCTCTCCGCTGGTGCCGGCGGACGATGCAGAGGTGATAGATACGTCCCCGATGAATCTTGAAGAGGTGGTTGATTATATGATGGAGAGGGTGAAAAAGCATGGCATATGA
- the sppA gene encoding signal peptide peptidase SppA: protein MQKKKMLTAVTVVVICLVILGGLYALASFLVTGAKPLTGTFGKSIAIVEVKGLIADSEDVIKDLKKYRDDTGVAAVVLRVDSPGGVVAPSQEIYEEVKKLTEKKPVVVSMGSVAASGGYYISCGADYIMANPGTTTGSIGVIIEMMNFEGTADLIGIEGVVVKSGDLKDVGNPFRAMTDKERRFLQEYVDSLQEQFLAVVMEGRGLSREDVELISDGRILTGAQALELGLVDELGNLEDAIKKSAELVGIEGEPHVIYPPKEKITVLDLMLQESTRELKNMMVLGTFRAEYRLAP from the coding sequence ATGCAGAAAAAAAAGATGCTCACAGCGGTGACGGTTGTCGTCATTTGTCTGGTTATATTGGGTGGGTTGTATGCGCTGGCAAGTTTTTTGGTGACCGGAGCAAAGCCCTTGACCGGAACGTTCGGAAAGAGTATCGCAATTGTCGAGGTGAAGGGACTGATCGCCGATTCTGAAGACGTCATCAAAGATCTGAAGAAATACCGGGACGACACCGGTGTGGCGGCGGTGGTCCTCAGGGTCGATTCACCAGGCGGGGTTGTGGCCCCGTCCCAGGAGATATACGAAGAAGTCAAGAAGCTTACGGAGAAAAAGCCGGTTGTCGTCTCCATGGGGAGCGTCGCCGCGTCGGGGGGATATTATATCTCCTGCGGCGCCGATTACATCATGGCGAATCCCGGCACCACCACCGGCAGCATCGGCGTTATCATCGAGATGATGAACTTCGAGGGTACGGCCGACCTCATCGGGATCGAGGGGGTTGTCGTCAAGAGCGGAGACCTGAAGGACGTCGGCAATCCCTTTCGGGCCATGACCGACAAGGAGCGACGATTCCTCCAGGAATATGTAGACAGTCTTCAAGAGCAGTTTCTCGCCGTTGTCATGGAGGGACGAGGGCTCTCTCGTGAAGATGTGGAGTTGATATCGGACGGCCGCATCCTGACCGGGGCGCAGGCCCTGGAGCTGGGGCTGGTCGATGAGCTGGGGAATCTGGAAGACGCCATCAAGAAGAGCGCGGAACTCGTCGGCATCGAGGGAGAGCCTCATGTCATCTATCCCCCAAAGGAGAAGATCACCGTTTTAGACCTAATGCTGCAGGAGTCGACACGGGAGCTTAAGAATATGATGGTGCTGGGCACATTTCGGGCCGAGTACCGCCTGGCCCCGTAG
- a CDS encoding 30S ribosomal protein S1: MVNHEEETKVQEDSLQPDEIASAAAVEEPVSKTENKKMDEADIAKLYEESLERLKEDEIVKGTIIQVTKDYALVDVGGKSEGQISIGEFTNDDGQVEIQPGDEVDVYIEKSENENGLVVLSKEKADQFILWEEIRKACEEDEIVEGKIVSKIKGGMVVDIGVKAFLPGSQIDLHPVKDLDRLIGKVFRFKIVKFNRRRGNIVLSRRALLEQEREKLKTETLKVLEEGMILEGIVKNITDYGAFIDLGGIDGLLHITDISWGRVSHPSDQLSIGDKVEVKILKFDRERERVSLGMKQITANPWDQAEEKYKNGDRVTGKVVSLTDYGAFLELEEGIEGLIHISEMSWTKNIKSPTQVVSLGDMVEAVILNVDAENKRISLGIKQTEQNPWEIIKEKYKPGSTIKGTVKNVTEFGLFVGTEEAVDGLVHISDISWLRKIKHPAELYKRGQEVEAVVLNVDPENERFSLGIKQLTEDPWKRDLPAKYAPGTIVDGEVVSITNFGVFLRLEPEVEGLIHVSELAKGRVDDPQNFCNVGDTLKAIVVNLDAQEKKIGLSIKALEQSEEDTQYMSYMKQQESPTAQLGDVLKMKMQEKNVEFAPAEEGEEESS, translated from the coding sequence ATGGTAAACCACGAGGAGGAGACGAAAGTTCAGGAGGATTCCTTACAGCCCGACGAAATCGCCAGCGCCGCCGCTGTGGAAGAACCGGTCTCCAAAACAGAAAACAAAAAAATGGATGAGGCGGATATCGCCAAGCTCTATGAAGAGAGCCTGGAGCGTCTCAAGGAAGATGAAATCGTCAAGGGAACGATCATCCAGGTCACCAAGGACTACGCCCTGGTGGATGTGGGCGGCAAATCCGAGGGCCAGATTTCGATTGGTGAATTTACCAATGATGATGGACAGGTTGAAATACAACCGGGGGATGAGGTAGACGTTTACATCGAAAAGAGTGAGAATGAAAACGGCCTTGTTGTGCTGTCCAAGGAAAAGGCCGACCAATTCATCCTCTGGGAAGAGATCCGAAAAGCGTGTGAAGAAGATGAAATTGTCGAAGGCAAGATCGTCAGCAAGATAAAGGGCGGCATGGTGGTCGATATCGGCGTCAAGGCCTTTCTGCCCGGCTCTCAGATCGATCTTCACCCCGTGAAGGACCTCGACAGACTTATCGGAAAGGTGTTTCGGTTCAAGATCGTCAAGTTCAACCGCCGCCGGGGCAACATTGTCCTGTCTCGCCGCGCCCTGCTCGAACAGGAGCGGGAAAAGCTCAAAACCGAAACACTCAAGGTTCTGGAAGAGGGGATGATCCTCGAGGGCATTGTAAAGAACATCACCGATTACGGCGCGTTTATCGACCTGGGTGGTATCGACGGTCTGTTGCATATTACCGATATCTCATGGGGGCGTGTGTCTCATCCCTCGGATCAGCTCAGCATCGGCGACAAGGTGGAGGTGAAAATCCTCAAATTCGACCGGGAGCGAGAGCGGGTATCTTTGGGCATGAAGCAGATCACCGCGAATCCGTGGGACCAGGCCGAAGAGAAATACAAGAACGGCGACCGGGTGACCGGAAAGGTGGTCAGCCTGACCGATTACGGCGCGTTTCTGGAGCTGGAAGAGGGTATCGAGGGATTGATTCATATCTCCGAGATGTCCTGGACCAAGAATATAAAAAGCCCCACGCAGGTGGTCTCGCTGGGAGACATGGTCGAGGCGGTCATCCTCAACGTCGATGCGGAGAACAAGAGAATTTCCCTCGGCATCAAGCAGACCGAGCAGAATCCCTGGGAGATCATCAAGGAGAAATATAAACCCGGATCCACCATCAAGGGAACGGTCAAGAACGTTACCGAGTTCGGCCTGTTCGTCGGCACCGAGGAGGCGGTTGACGGACTGGTTCATATCTCCGACATTTCCTGGTTGAGGAAGATCAAACACCCCGCGGAACTCTACAAGCGCGGCCAGGAGGTCGAGGCGGTGGTGTTGAACGTGGACCCGGAAAACGAGCGGTTCTCCCTGGGCATCAAGCAGCTCACAGAGGATCCCTGGAAACGGGACCTCCCCGCCAAATACGCTCCGGGAACCATCGTCGATGGAGAGGTCGTCAGCATCACGAACTTCGGCGTCTTTTTACGCCTCGAGCCGGAAGTGGAGGGATTGATCCACGTTTCGGAGCTGGCCAAGGGCCGAGTGGACGATCCGCAGAATTTCTGTAACGTGGGGGACACCCTGAAGGCGATAGTCGTCAACCTGGATGCCCAGGAGAAAAAGATCGGCCTTTCTATAAAGGCCCTTGAGCAGTCCGAGGAAGACACTCAGTACATGAGCTATATGAAGCAGCAGGAAAGCCCCACCGCACAGCTCGGCGATGTATTGAAGATGAAAATGCAAGAGAAGAACGTGGAGTTCGCTCCGGCGGAGGAGGGAGAGGAAGAGTCGAGTTAA
- a CDS encoding cyclic nucleotide-binding domain-containing protein, translated as MSTDILRKNYLLSGFTEDEFHTILEYITLERFEKDATIFVEHMQGESMFFIASGMVRVTRMVAEGAEKVLVDLASGNSFGELALVNGGVREVTVRVIEDADIYKLSRESFEGLFREHPHIAGSLLLVLLQRILSDIREILPTISEILARG; from the coding sequence ATGTCCACCGACATCCTCAGAAAGAATTACCTTCTATCGGGATTTACCGAGGACGAGTTTCACACCATCCTCGAATATATCACCCTGGAGCGGTTTGAAAAAGACGCCACCATTTTCGTTGAGCACATGCAGGGTGAATCGATGTTTTTCATCGCCTCGGGGATGGTGAGGGTGACCCGAATGGTCGCCGAGGGCGCGGAAAAGGTGCTGGTGGATCTCGCATCCGGAAACAGCTTCGGCGAACTGGCCCTGGTAAACGGCGGCGTGCGGGAAGTAACCGTGAGGGTCATCGAGGATGCGGATATCTACAAGCTGAGCCGAGAGTCTTTCGAGGGGCTCTTTCGCGAGCATCCACACATCGCCGGATCGCTCCTCTTGGTCCTGCTTCAACGAATACTATCGGATATTCGGGAGATCCTCCCGACAATCTCGGAAATACTGGCAAGAGGATAA
- the guaB gene encoding IMP dehydrogenase, translated as MDTSNGEWGLTFDDVLLVPRHTRVMPKDVDVRTRLTRHISLNIPLVSAAMDTVTESATAISMAQEGGIGIIHRNMSVKSQATEVDKVKKSVSGMIVDPITVGPDQSIRDALDIMEKYRISGVPVIDGTELVGILTNRDLRFETNFDQKVREVMTSENLVTVSPGISLDESKKLLHEHRIEKLLVVDDEYNLKGLITIKDIQKLKKYPLAAKDGMGRLLVGAAVGVGHDREERIQALLDARVDVIAIDTAHAHNQLVLDAVADTKKNFPDVELIAGNVATVEGCRAVIKAGADAVKVGVGPGSICTTRIIAGIGVPQFSAIQGCREEAKKAGIPIIADGGIKYSGDVTKAIFAGADTVMVGSLFAGTDESPGELILFQGRSYKTYRGMGSMEAMKTGSKDRYFQDEVEMESKLVPEGIEGRVPYKGSLSISIYQLVGGLKAGMGYLGAVDITALQENGTFIRITPAGLRESHVHDVIITKEAPNYRID; from the coding sequence ATGGACACATCCAACGGTGAATGGGGATTGACATTCGACGACGTACTCCTGGTGCCCCGGCATACCCGGGTGATGCCCAAAGACGTCGATGTCAGAACACGCCTCACCAGACATATCTCGTTGAATATCCCGCTCGTCAGCGCCGCGATGGATACGGTCACGGAATCGGCGACGGCCATCTCCATGGCCCAGGAGGGGGGCATCGGTATTATCCATCGCAATATGAGCGTCAAGAGCCAGGCCACGGAGGTGGACAAGGTAAAGAAATCGGTCAGCGGGATGATTGTCGATCCGATCACCGTGGGTCCCGACCAGAGCATTCGCGACGCCCTGGACATCATGGAGAAGTACCGTATCTCCGGCGTTCCGGTCATCGACGGGACGGAACTCGTCGGCATTCTGACCAACCGGGACCTCCGGTTCGAGACGAATTTCGACCAGAAGGTTCGAGAGGTCATGACGTCCGAGAACCTGGTGACTGTCAGTCCCGGTATCTCCCTGGACGAGTCGAAAAAGCTCTTGCACGAGCACCGCATCGAAAAGCTTCTGGTGGTGGACGATGAGTACAACCTCAAGGGCCTCATCACCATAAAGGATATTCAGAAGCTGAAAAAGTATCCCCTGGCGGCGAAGGACGGTATGGGACGGCTCCTGGTGGGGGCCGCGGTGGGTGTGGGTCACGACCGGGAAGAGCGCATTCAGGCGCTGCTGGACGCCCGGGTGGACGTCATCGCTATAGATACCGCTCACGCCCACAACCAGCTGGTACTCGACGCCGTTGCCGACACCAAGAAGAACTTTCCGGACGTCGAGCTGATCGCCGGAAACGTGGCCACTGTTGAGGGATGCCGGGCCGTCATCAAGGCCGGCGCCGACGCAGTGAAGGTGGGTGTCGGTCCGGGCTCCATCTGCACGACCAGAATCATCGCAGGGATCGGTGTGCCCCAGTTCTCGGCCATACAGGGATGCCGGGAGGAGGCGAAGAAGGCGGGTATTCCGATCATCGCCGACGGAGGCATCAAGTATTCCGGAGACGTCACCAAGGCGATTTTCGCCGGGGCAGATACCGTCATGGTAGGGAGCTTGTTTGCCGGGACCGATGAGAGCCCCGGAGAGTTGATACTATTCCAGGGTCGCTCCTACAAGACCTATCGCGGCATGGGATCGATGGAGGCCATGAAGACCGGCTCCAAGGACCGATATTTTCAGGACGAGGTGGAGATGGAAAGCAAGCTGGTGCCCGAGGGGATCGAGGGGAGGGTGCCCTATAAGGGATCGCTGTCGATTTCCATCTATCAGCTCGTCGGCGGCCTCAAGGCGGGGATGGGATACCTGGGCGCCGTCGATATTACGGCCCTTCAGGAAAACGGAACGTTCATCCGCATTACCCCGGCGGGGCTCAGAGAAAGCCACGTTCATGACGTGATCATCACGAAAGAGGCCCCGAATTATCGCATCGATTAG
- a CDS encoding deoxyribonuclease IV yields the protein MISPPLLGAHVSIAGGVSEAPPRASRLSVNCFQMFTKNSNQWKARSFRDGEIAEFQKRVKEGGFESIVAHGDYLTNLASAKPEVREKSKESLAAELDRCRLLGIEMLVMHPGSHGGDGVDVGIDRVAKALGEILPGHPGVRILLETTAGQGSGLGVFFEELAEIYDRSSMPERLGVCYDTCHTFAAGYDIRTERSYEEVMRRFDDVLGLGELKLFHLNDSKRGPGQRIDRHQHIGWGEMGVNPFRMLMNDDCFSGIPKIIETPKEGDPDTYDPINLNVLRGLLSPEHEHIDRIGRRSRS from the coding sequence ATGATCTCTCCCCCACTTCTCGGAGCCCATGTATCCATTGCCGGAGGTGTCTCGGAGGCGCCGCCCCGGGCGTCGAGGCTTTCGGTGAACTGCTTTCAGATGTTCACCAAGAACAGCAATCAGTGGAAGGCACGAAGCTTTCGTGACGGGGAAATCGCCGAGTTTCAAAAACGGGTGAAGGAAGGCGGATTCGAATCCATCGTCGCCCACGGCGATTACCTGACGAACCTCGCATCGGCAAAACCGGAGGTCAGAGAAAAATCCAAAGAAAGCCTCGCCGCGGAGCTGGATCGATGTAGACTGCTGGGGATAGAAATGCTGGTGATGCATCCGGGCAGTCACGGTGGAGACGGGGTGGATGTGGGGATCGATCGGGTGGCAAAGGCGCTCGGGGAAATCCTCCCCGGACATCCCGGGGTCCGCATCCTGCTGGAGACAACGGCGGGACAGGGAAGCGGCCTGGGTGTTTTCTTTGAAGAGCTGGCTGAGATATATGATCGCTCGTCTATGCCGGAACGCCTCGGCGTGTGTTACGATACCTGCCACACCTTCGCGGCGGGTTATGACATCAGGACCGAGAGATCATATGAAGAGGTCATGAGGCGTTTCGATGACGTGCTGGGATTGGGTGAGCTGAAACTGTTTCATCTCAACGATTCCAAGCGAGGACCGGGACAGCGCATCGATCGGCATCAGCACATCGGATGGGGGGAGATGGGCGTCAATCCCTTTCGGATGCTGATGAATGATGATTGTTTTTCAGGTATCCCGAAGATCATCGAGACCCCGAAGGAGGGCGATCCCGACACCTATGATCCCATCAATCTCAACGTCCTGAGAGGGCTGTTGTCCCCTGAACACGAACACATCGACCGCATCGGGAGGAGGTCCCGATCATGA
- a CDS encoding enoyl-CoA hydratase/isomerase family protein: protein MKTDYTYVSYTQKGSVGIITLDRPKEMNALSRSMCEELTTLIGDLGNNPDVTVVIVYGGTDVFSAGIDINELVAIDRSDYREYFDSFIDYYIQIYDFPKPMIAAVCGIAMGGGFNLALASDFIVASDTAIFAHPEIKFGLNPLFGPLWARIGASRAKEIAMTGEPLGAHEAERIGLVNRVLPTEEVFIGAMKLAENLAEKSPRTLSMIKRISDLVPRLDRRSSIEHEVEVSALLLSYRETREKLHTVLSDLKKKKGK, encoded by the coding sequence ATGAAAACCGATTACACATATGTATCATATACCCAGAAAGGCAGCGTGGGCATCATCACCCTAGACAGGCCCAAGGAGATGAACGCCCTCTCCCGGAGTATGTGCGAGGAACTGACCACGCTCATCGGGGATCTCGGCAACAATCCTGATGTCACCGTCGTGATTGTCTACGGCGGGACGGATGTCTTCTCGGCGGGGATAGACATCAACGAACTCGTGGCCATTGATCGGTCCGATTACCGGGAGTATTTCGACTCCTTCATCGACTATTACATTCAGATTTATGATTTCCCCAAGCCGATGATCGCCGCTGTGTGCGGCATTGCCATGGGGGGTGGGTTCAATCTCGCACTGGCGAGTGATTTTATCGTGGCGTCCGACACCGCAATATTCGCCCATCCTGAAATAAAATTCGGCCTCAATCCGCTTTTCGGTCCCTTATGGGCCCGGATCGGCGCCTCCCGGGCCAAGGAAATTGCCATGACCGGCGAGCCGCTGGGGGCGCACGAGGCGGAGAGGATCGGCCTGGTAAACCGGGTTCTTCCCACCGAAGAGGTCTTTATCGGCGCAATGAAACTTGCGGAAAACCTGGCGGAGAAATCTCCGAGAACGCTTTCGATGATAAAGCGCATTTCGGACCTGGTGCCGAGGCTTGACCGTCGCAGTTCCATCGAACACGAGGTTGAAGTATCGGCGCTGCTTCTTTCCTACCGGGAAACAAGGGAGAAGCTTCACACCGTATTGAGCGACTTGAAAAAGAAAAAGGGGAAATAA
- the guaA gene encoding glutamine-hydrolyzing GMP synthase, translated as MNASDSIHQEKVIILDFGSQYTQLIARRIREQRVYCEIHPCSVSIEDIKEMKPRALVLSGGPASVLDDDAPTVDAQIFSLGVPVLGICYGMQLIARLLGGELSRATIREYGRETVTISPGHRFTPGDGRAGSGDDVVVKKGRLYDGFEDYPTLEVWMSHGDSIITPPPDFAVTAGSTSSIIASFEHVKKDIYGVQFHPEVVHTPLGKEILSNFLFRIAGLAGLWNMRSFIDQATEEIKDRIGDDRVICALSGGVDSSVVAALLFRAIGKKLTCIFINNGVLRKGESDRVKKVFRDHFGMDLHYIDAKEQFFQRLSGVIDPEEKRKRIGNLFIELFEAEAERIEGVAYLAQGTLYPDVIESVSFKGPSATIKSHHNVGGLPEEMNLKLIEPLRELFKDEVRVLGRELGLPEEIIRRHPFPGPGLAVRILGEVTPQRVDILQQADMIMENEIKSAGLYDEIWQSFAVLLPIKTVGVMGDERTYDNVVALRAVKSLDGMTADWYEFPHDVLARISDRIIREVQGVNRVVYDISSKPPSTIEWE; from the coding sequence ATGAACGCCTCAGATTCCATCCACCAGGAAAAAGTAATCATACTGGACTTCGGATCCCAGTATACCCAGTTGATCGCCCGCCGTATCCGGGAGCAACGGGTTTACTGCGAAATACATCCGTGCAGCGTATCCATCGAGGACATCAAGGAGATGAAGCCTCGGGCGCTGGTGCTCTCCGGGGGGCCGGCCAGCGTCCTCGACGACGACGCACCGACGGTGGATGCACAAATCTTCTCCCTGGGCGTCCCGGTGCTGGGGATATGTTACGGCATGCAGTTGATCGCCCGCCTGTTGGGGGGAGAGCTCAGCCGGGCGACGATCCGGGAATACGGACGGGAGACCGTGACCATCAGCCCCGGACACCGATTCACGCCGGGGGACGGCCGGGCCGGATCGGGCGATGATGTGGTGGTGAAAAAGGGCCGCCTCTACGACGGCTTCGAGGACTACCCGACGCTGGAAGTCTGGATGAGTCACGGAGACAGCATCATCACCCCTCCACCCGATTTTGCGGTTACCGCCGGAAGCACGAGCTCCATCATCGCCTCCTTCGAGCATGTAAAGAAGGATATCTACGGGGTGCAGTTTCATCCCGAGGTGGTGCATACGCCCCTGGGCAAGGAAATCCTCAGCAATTTTCTCTTCCGCATCGCGGGATTGGCGGGGCTGTGGAACATGCGCTCCTTCATCGACCAGGCGACCGAGGAGATCAAGGATCGCATCGGGGATGATCGGGTCATCTGTGCCCTGTCGGGTGGGGTGGACTCGTCGGTGGTGGCGGCACTCCTGTTTCGCGCCATCGGGAAGAAGCTTACCTGTATCTTCATCAACAACGGCGTCTTGCGCAAGGGCGAGTCGGACCGCGTCAAGAAGGTCTTTCGAGATCATTTCGGCATGGACCTTCACTACATCGACGCAAAAGAACAGTTTTTTCAGCGTCTTTCCGGCGTGATCGATCCCGAAGAGAAGCGAAAGAGAATCGGGAACCTCTTTATTGAGCTGTTCGAGGCGGAGGCGGAACGCATCGAGGGGGTCGCCTATCTGGCCCAGGGTACCCTCTACCCCGACGTGATCGAGAGCGTGTCGTTCAAGGGGCCGTCCGCCACCATCAAAAGCCATCACAACGTGGGAGGATTGCCCGAGGAGATGAACCTGAAGCTCATCGAGCCGCTCAGGGAACTCTTCAAGGATGAGGTGCGGGTGCTCGGTCGGGAGCTGGGGCTGCCGGAGGAGATCATCAGGCGTCACCCGTTCCCCGGACCGGGGCTGGCGGTGCGCATCCTGGGCGAGGTGACACCCCAGCGGGTGGATATCCTGCAGCAGGCGGATATGATCATGGAAAACGAAATCAAGTCCGCCGGTCTCTACGATGAGATATGGCAGTCGTTTGCAGTGCTGTTGCCGATCAAGACCGTCGGGGTCATGGGCGACGAGCGCACCTATGACAATGTGGTGGCGCTCA
- the aroA gene encoding 3-phosphoshikimate 1-carboxyvinyltransferase, giving the protein MPEREAGADTVHITPAGSIRGELFPPGDKSISHRAVIFLSLATGTARVRNFLFADDCLRTVAIMEKLGADIVREGDGLVITGRGLRDLTEPDDVLFCGNSGTTIRLMLGVLAGTGFFSVLSGDESLSRRPMGRVTEPLSRMGAVIRGRENGRFPPLAVIGADLKGEKFDLTVSSAQVKTALLFAGMRAEGTTRVREPSPSRDHTERMMDYFDITLSREGEGWLAVEAVDGFDAKDIEVAGDLSSSAPFITAALIVPNSELIIRNVGLNPGRVGILEVLTAMGGDITVENRRDVSGEIVGDLVVRSSELSGITIDGEMIPRVIDEIPVLATAAAYAAGETRITGAGELRVKESDRIATMVMNLRTLGIDAEELSDGMIIPGGGRIEGGEVDSFGDHRIVLAGAVAGMVSRKGVTISNASSVTISYPEFFDHLRVLSHPEAV; this is encoded by the coding sequence ATGCCTGAGAGAGAAGCCGGCGCCGATACGGTGCATATCACGCCTGCGGGAAGCATCCGAGGGGAGCTCTTCCCTCCCGGCGACAAATCCATATCCCATCGAGCGGTGATATTCCTCTCCCTCGCCACGGGCACGGCGAGGGTGAGGAATTTTCTCTTCGCCGACGACTGTCTGCGCACCGTGGCGATCATGGAGAAGCTGGGGGCCGACATCGTCCGGGAGGGCGACGGTCTGGTCATCACCGGCAGGGGGCTTCGAGACCTAACGGAGCCGGATGATGTGCTCTTCTGCGGCAATTCCGGCACCACGATACGGCTGATGCTGGGAGTCCTGGCGGGGACCGGCTTTTTCTCCGTCCTGTCGGGGGACGAGTCCCTCTCCCGCCGACCCATGGGCAGGGTGACCGAGCCGCTTTCCCGCATGGGGGCGGTCATCCGCGGCAGGGAAAACGGGAGATTTCCACCCCTGGCGGTCATCGGCGCCGATCTCAAAGGGGAAAAGTTCGATCTCACCGTCAGCTCGGCCCAGGTCAAAACGGCGCTCCTCTTTGCGGGGATGCGGGCGGAAGGCACAACCCGGGTCAGGGAACCGTCTCCTTCAAGGGATCACACCGAGCGCATGATGGATTATTTCGACATCACTCTCTCCCGGGAGGGGGAGGGGTGGCTCGCCGTTGAGGCGGTTGACGGATTCGATGCGAAGGATATCGAGGTGGCCGGCGACCTGTCGTCGTCGGCGCCCTTTATCACGGCGGCCCTGATCGTGCCCAACTCCGAGCTGATTATACGAAACGTGGGATTGAATCCGGGCCGGGTGGGTATCCTCGAGGTTTTGACCGCGATGGGCGGGGACATTACGGTGGAGAACCGGCGGGATGTCTCCGGCGAGATTGTGGGTGATCTGGTGGTGCGGTCGTCGGAGCTTTCCGGGATAACGATCGACGGCGAGATGATTCCCCGGGTGATAGACGAGATCCCGGTGCTGGCGACGGCCGCAGCCTACGCCGCAGGTGAGACCCGCATCACAGGTGCCGGCGAACTTCGGGTCAAGGAATCCGATCGTATCGCCACAATGGTGATGAATCTCAGGACACTGGGGATTGACGCCGAGGAGCTCTCCGACGGCATGATCATACCCGGCGGCGGGCGGATAGAGGGGGGGGAAGTGGACTCCTTCGGTGATCACAGGATAGTGCTGGCGGGTGCCGTGGCCGGAATGGTTTCACGGAAGGGGGTGACGATATCCAACGCCTCCAGTGTCACGATTTCATACCCGGAGTTTTTCGACCACCTCAGAGTACTCTCACACCCAGAGGCCGTATGA